Below is a window of Halolamina sp. CBA1230 DNA.
GATCGAACGGTAAACTCCCTCGGAAAAGTGAACAGCGAAGGAACCCACCGACGCCACACCGCGACCGATTTACCCCCACCGCTCCCACGACCGCCCATGCCCGACACGCGCCGCGCGCTGCTCGACGCGCTCGCGGACGGCCCCGTTCCCGGCCCCGAACTCGCCGACCGTCTCGGCGTCTCCCGCGCCGCGGTCTGGAAGCAGGTCGAGGCGCTCCGCGAGGACGGGCTGGGGATCGAGAGCACCGACGACGGCTACCGCGTGACCGACGTTTCCGAGTTCGGCGGCGCCGCGATCGCGTACGGCCTCGACGCGCCGTTCGAAATCGAGTACCACGACAGCATCGGCTCGACGAACGAACGGGTCCGCGAACTCGCCGACGAGGGGCGCGAAGACGTGGCCGTCGTGGCGAACGAGCAAACCGCCGGCCGGGGGCGACTCGACCGGGGGTGGACCGGGCCGTCAGGAGGGGTCTACTGCTCGCTGCTGCTCCGGCCGGACGTGCCGCTCGCCCACTCGCCCGTCTACACGCTCGCGGCCGCGGTGGCAGTCGCGCGGGCCGCACGGGAGGCCGGCGTCGACGCGCGGATCAAGTGGCCGAACGATGTGCTAGTACTCGACGACGAGAGCGAACGCGGCGGGCAGAAGCTCTGTGGCATCCTGACCGAGATGGAGGGCGAAGCGGACCGCGTGAAGTGGCTGATCGTCGGTATCGGGATCAACGCCAACGTCGAGCCTGAGGACCTGCCCGAAGGCGCGACCTCGCTGCTCGCCGAACGCGGCGAACCGGTCGACCGCCGGATCTTCACCCAGCGCCTGCTGGAGACGTTCGACGAACTCCGGAGCGATCCGGATTCGATCCTCGACGCGTGGCGCGAACACGCCGCGACACTCGGCCAGCGCGTCCGGGTCGAGACGCCCGGCGGCGAGGTCGTGGGTAAGACCGTCGACGTCGAGTTCCCCGGCGCACTGATCGTCGAAACCGACGACGGCGAGCGCGAGCGAGTGACGGCTGGGGACTGTGAGCACCTGCGGCCGGTGTGATGGCGACGCGGAGCGAGCGCTTATCGCGGCGTCGGCCGTACGAAGGGTATGGACCGCCGGTGGCTCGTGGTGGGGTTCGCGCTGCTGTTCGC
It encodes the following:
- a CDS encoding biotin--[acetyl-CoA-carboxylase] ligase — protein: MPDTRRALLDALADGPVPGPELADRLGVSRAAVWKQVEALREDGLGIESTDDGYRVTDVSEFGGAAIAYGLDAPFEIEYHDSIGSTNERVRELADEGREDVAVVANEQTAGRGRLDRGWTGPSGGVYCSLLLRPDVPLAHSPVYTLAAAVAVARAAREAGVDARIKWPNDVLVLDDESERGGQKLCGILTEMEGEADRVKWLIVGIGINANVEPEDLPEGATSLLAERGEPVDRRIFTQRLLETFDELRSDPDSILDAWREHAATLGQRVRVETPGGEVVGKTVDVEFPGALIVETDDGERERVTAGDCEHLRPV